One window of Methanogenium organophilum genomic DNA carries:
- a CDS encoding DUF2070 family protein, translated as MTDKGGNSALEDLSRYIFAAPAWPRSVAIMLLMGIVIDGAGYIGGRNYLLVFGFSGYVIPALFAFVLTKPSVESVGGKITWNRSALLAMACMVFQVIVSLLLTFLPYPNFYSVLFAVALGVVFSVRLIVLAGIADYRMARMVPAASLQSIAAAIAGTYYFGMDFLYFVIVLHLLFGCGVLLFLWLVERPLRKNFRISALHFINAFIAHNTDGDKALDEFFMEIGEDVYVQQASLFFSRAGRGDITFTVPNLHPGPMGEIGGANLPKLLHDMIGMDTFVAHGCATHDFNLVSESEVTGMADAVRASRRDAVFFPKATPSRRYSYGSVDICAQGFGDTLLLIATRSPEKTEDLEYAIGLAVMAECQRRYRHVAFVDGHNCMVDVTEPVVAGSLSAYEYWKAAQVAADGCLTLPCASFEVGAAHRAVPFSREEGFGDLGIMALVVRVEGQVTAYVLFDGNNVEHGVREVLRDHLLTVVDECEIMTTDSHVVNTLSGRNPVGYRIPAEEIIPYVEDAVRTAIADLAPAEAAGGTGWVEGVTVFGSNRISQLASTVNAMLTFIAPLGLAILLFAFLLSVVAYLVLL; from the coding sequence CTGACGGATAAAGGCGGAAATTCTGCACTTGAAGACCTCTCCCGGTACATTTTTGCAGCTCCTGCATGGCCGCGTTCGGTTGCAATTATGCTCCTCATGGGGATTGTGATCGACGGAGCGGGGTACATCGGCGGGCGCAATTACCTGCTGGTATTCGGATTTTCCGGGTATGTGATTCCCGCACTTTTCGCTTTTGTCCTTACAAAACCCTCTGTTGAGAGTGTGGGGGGCAAGATTACCTGGAACCGCTCGGCACTCCTCGCAATGGCGTGCATGGTCTTTCAGGTCATTGTAAGTCTCCTCCTGACATTTCTGCCATACCCGAACTTCTATTCGGTGCTCTTTGCGGTGGCACTGGGTGTGGTCTTTTCCGTCCGGCTGATTGTGCTCGCGGGGATTGCCGATTACCGGATGGCCCGGATGGTGCCTGCGGCGTCACTGCAGAGTATCGCAGCAGCGATTGCGGGAACATACTATTTCGGGATGGATTTCCTGTATTTCGTGATTGTGCTGCACCTGCTCTTCGGCTGTGGGGTACTGCTCTTCCTCTGGCTTGTGGAGCGACCCCTGCGGAAGAACTTCCGTATCAGCGCCCTGCATTTCATCAATGCGTTCATCGCCCACAATACGGACGGCGATAAGGCACTGGATGAGTTCTTCATGGAGATCGGCGAGGACGTCTATGTCCAGCAGGCGTCGCTCTTCTTTTCCCGTGCAGGGCGGGGGGATATTACCTTCACCGTGCCGAACCTGCATCCCGGCCCAATGGGGGAGATCGGCGGGGCGAACCTGCCGAAACTGCTCCACGATATGATCGGGATGGACACGTTTGTCGCCCACGGGTGTGCGACGCATGACTTCAACCTTGTCTCGGAGAGTGAGGTGACGGGGATGGCGGATGCGGTGCGTGCGTCCCGGCGGGATGCGGTCTTCTTCCCGAAGGCAACGCCGTCCCGCAGGTATTCCTATGGGTCGGTGGATATTTGTGCACAGGGATTTGGCGATACGCTGCTCCTTATTGCCACCCGTTCCCCGGAGAAGACTGAGGACCTGGAGTATGCCATCGGTCTTGCGGTGATGGCGGAGTGCCAGAGACGCTACCGGCATGTGGCGTTTGTGGACGGGCACAACTGCATGGTCGATGTGACCGAACCGGTGGTAGCGGGGTCGCTCTCTGCCTATGAATACTGGAAGGCGGCGCAGGTGGCAGCGGACGGATGTCTTACGTTGCCCTGTGCGTCTTTTGAGGTGGGGGCTGCTCACCGGGCGGTACCGTTCTCCCGTGAGGAGGGATTCGGGGATCTCGGGATCATGGCGCTTGTAGTCCGGGTGGAGGGGCAGGTGACGGCCTATGTGCTCTTTGACGGCAACAATGTGGAGCACGGGGTCCGTGAGGTGCTGCGGGATCATTTGCTGACTGTGGTCGATGAGTGCGAGATCATGACCACCGATTCGCATGTGGTGAATACGCTCTCCGGCAGGAATCCGGTGGGCTATCGCATCCCGGCAGAGGAGATCATCCCCTATGTGGAAGATGCGGTGCGTACGGCAATAGCGGACCTTGCCCCGGCGGAGGCGGCAGGCGGCACCGGCTGGGTGGAAGGGGTGACGGTCTTCGGGTCGAACCGGATCTCCCAGCTGGCAAGCACGGTGAATGCGATGCTCACCTTCATCGCTCCGCTGGGCCTGGCGATTCTCCTGTTTGCGTTCCTGCTCTCCGTTGTGGCGTACCTGGTGCTGTTGTAG
- a CDS encoding nucleotidyltransferase domain-containing protein, producing MSKNLDINENSLMVLSVFSNGYDNEYYIREMCRHLPISHGTAQTILVRLEEKRVLTSSQRGKIRLFRIKPGEIATQYFTITEIYKKIRFMENEPYISEILTKISAVSEGIVLLFGSYANGTATEDSDIDIFIAGTTDKQAIKNLETLYHVEINVIVYPIPAFTSQEEFDPLITEVKKNHIIWKNAESFVRDVLK from the coding sequence ATGTCTAAAAATTTAGACATAAATGAAAACAGTCTCATGGTACTCTCCGTCTTTTCCAACGGATATGACAATGAATACTACATCCGGGAGATGTGTCGCCATCTGCCAATCAGTCACGGGACTGCCCAGACCATTCTTGTCCGGTTAGAAGAGAAACGTGTGCTTACATCGTCCCAACGCGGAAAGATCAGGCTCTTCCGCATAAAACCCGGCGAAATTGCCACCCAGTATTTCACGATTACCGAGATCTATAAAAAAATCCGGTTTATGGAAAACGAACCCTACATATCAGAAATCCTGACCAAAATATCTGCAGTATCAGAAGGAATTGTTCTGCTCTTTGGCAGTTATGCAAACGGCACCGCTACCGAGGATTCCGATATTGATATCTTCATTGCAGGAACCACTGACAAACAGGCGATAAAAAACCTTGAAACACTGTACCATGTTGAGATAAATGTCATTGTATATCCCATACCGGCATTTACGTCACAGGAAGAATTCGATCCACTCATAACCGAAGTGAAAAAAAACCATATCATCTGGAAAAACGCCGAATCGTTTGTCCGGGATGTGCTGAAATGA
- the hepT gene encoding type VII toxin-antitoxin system HepT family RNase toxin, which produces MKTDVRTTVIRVKLSEMAESVALVRENLPDSVDSFAGMGLLKDGIYKRMEYAIENVYDICAILNADLHLGVPGGDAEILENLMQHGVISSDMGDSLRKMKGFRNIVVHRYGRIDDAIAFTILQAHLDDFAAFREEIEQFLGSAGA; this is translated from the coding sequence ATGAAAACCGACGTCCGGACTACGGTCATCCGTGTTAAGCTCAGTGAGATGGCAGAGAGTGTTGCACTCGTTCGTGAGAACCTGCCTGATTCTGTTGATTCCTTCGCCGGAATGGGTCTTCTCAAGGATGGCATCTATAAACGAATGGAGTATGCCATCGAAAACGTCTATGATATCTGTGCAATTCTGAATGCTGACCTTCACCTGGGTGTTCCCGGAGGGGATGCGGAGATTCTGGAGAATCTGATGCAGCACGGTGTGATATCATCTGATATGGGTGATAGTCTCAGGAAGATGAAAGGATTCCGAAACATTGTGGTTCACCGGTACGGTCGAATCGACGATGCCATTGCATTTACTATTCTGCAGGCGCATCTGGATGATTTTGCCGCATTCCGGGAGGAGATTGAGCAATTTTTAGGGTCAGCCGGAGCATAA
- a CDS encoding AAA family ATPase: MSSFLEENYYLKKNPFPPAASSIEEKNVFILDSWNEKVSSFYTTLSNGEGVKAFPIIGEYGTGKTAFLKGYLNRYFKDQNLLPFYFENPGTQFYDLANELFRNIGRYEFTKAIWELTKSYLPQESQRTLFEDDYPKFLEKLKSKSDREAKAHEIQQALRNGIDIVDDEEIAYRIATMIVETKNKPYFEYKDFIAGKKDSVVAERGEHKFFSAIIQLIMKIYDVEGIVFLIDEFEDVALTKRMTRSKSYEYLATLRNLVDISDEYNLWIVIAMTPQAAELTQEMNPALWERFTHDESTTITLEPLSLDDSKGLFEKWLAKYRIQSSNNNINSIYPFTEDYLDALNNYADLRIARKLVKIGFFSLSFAETNEIPAPLGPDVLEAVLKEYNLGSSGMNI; the protein is encoded by the coding sequence ATGTCATCATTCCTTGAAGAAAATTATTATCTGAAAAAAAATCCATTTCCTCCAGCAGCTTCCAGTATTGAAGAAAAAAATGTTTTCATTTTAGATAGTTGGAACGAGAAGGTTTCATCATTTTATACAACTCTTTCAAATGGAGAAGGTGTAAAAGCTTTTCCAATAATTGGAGAGTATGGAACTGGAAAAACTGCATTTCTTAAAGGATACCTTAACAGATATTTCAAGGATCAAAATTTACTTCCATTTTATTTTGAGAACCCGGGAACACAGTTTTATGACCTTGCAAATGAACTATTTCGAAATATTGGAAGATATGAATTTACTAAGGCGATTTGGGAGTTGACAAAAAGTTATCTCCCACAAGAGAGCCAAAGAACTCTCTTTGAAGATGATTATCCTAAATTTTTAGAGAAATTGAAATCAAAATCTGACAGAGAAGCAAAAGCTCATGAAATCCAACAAGCCCTTAGGAACGGCATTGACATCGTAGATGATGAAGAAATCGCCTACAGAATTGCTACAATGATTGTCGAGACCAAAAATAAACCATATTTCGAATATAAAGATTTTATTGCCGGAAAAAAAGATTCAGTTGTTGCAGAAAGAGGGGAGCATAAATTCTTTTCAGCAATAATTCAGCTAATAATGAAAATATACGATGTTGAAGGAATTGTATTTTTAATTGATGAATTCGAAGATGTTGCCCTAACCAAGAGAATGACACGGAGTAAATCATACGAATACTTAGCAACACTAAGAAATCTGGTAGATATTTCTGATGAGTACAATCTTTGGATCGTTATAGCCATGACACCGCAGGCAGCAGAATTAACACAAGAAATGAATCCTGCACTATGGGAACGATTCACTCATGATGAGTCAACAACCATTACATTGGAACCGTTATCGCTTGATGATTCTAAGGGATTATTTGAAAAGTGGTTAGCGAAATATAGAATCCAGAGTTCCAATAACAATATTAACTCGATTTATCCTTTCACTGAGGATTATCTCGATGCACTAAACAATTATGCAGATCTAAGGATTGCAAGGAAATTAGTTAAAATTGGATTTTTCTCACTTTCATTTGCAGAAACTAATGAAATTCCAGCACCATTAGGTCCAGATGTGCTTGAGGCTGTACTTAAAGAATATAATCTCGGATCTTCTGGAATGAATATCTAA
- a CDS encoding Hsp20/alpha crystallin family protein: protein MIRRPYRWSVYDEFEDMRRQMDQLMKWASSTSPALALPEGGERAEVVPIFREGWSGGFQVDVTEDENEVIVTADMMPGIEKENISMELVSPKALEITCERREEREERKGEEGETGRYYLHERKYGSMSRVIPLPKSVNPEGAKASFRNGILEVRLPVSALETQRRIAIE, encoded by the coding sequence ATGATAAGAAGACCGTACCGATGGTCAGTCTATGACGAATTTGAGGATATGCGGCGGCAGATGGATCAGCTCATGAAATGGGCGTCGTCCACGTCCCCCGCTCTCGCCCTGCCCGAGGGGGGCGAGCGGGCAGAGGTTGTGCCCATCTTCCGGGAAGGGTGGTCCGGGGGATTCCAGGTGGATGTGACGGAGGATGAGAATGAGGTGATCGTAACAGCAGATATGATGCCGGGGATCGAAAAGGAGAACATCTCGATGGAGCTGGTCTCCCCGAAGGCGCTTGAGATCACCTGTGAGCGCAGGGAGGAACGCGAAGAGCGGAAGGGTGAGGAAGGTGAAACGGGGAGATATTATCTCCACGAGCGGAAGTATGGCTCGATGTCCCGTGTGATCCCGCTGCCGAAGTCGGTGAATCCCGAAGGGGCGAAGGCGTCCTTCAGGAATGGCATCCTTGAAGTCCGGCTGCCGGTGAGTGCCCTTGAGACGCAGCGGCGGATTGCGATTGAGTGA
- the mntA gene encoding type VII toxin-antitoxin system MntA family adenylyltransferase antitoxin, whose product MKPKEEDIRHALRELRTLAGFENVRFIILFGSVAEGRATETSDIDLCIYYAGTPEEGQQFRFAAQTLLCDDRYDVQIFANLPLYVQKEVLRGRVLYCPDERFLYDIALETIREYDDFRHRLDDYLGVRAIG is encoded by the coding sequence ATGAAACCAAAAGAGGAGGATATCCGGCATGCACTTCGTGAGCTTAGAACACTTGCGGGATTTGAAAACGTACGGTTTATCATCCTCTTTGGCTCGGTCGCAGAAGGGCGGGCGACGGAAACCTCTGATATTGACCTCTGTATCTATTACGCCGGAACGCCTGAAGAAGGACAGCAGTTCCGGTTTGCGGCCCAGACTCTGTTATGTGACGACCGGTATGACGTCCAGATATTTGCGAACCTTCCGCTCTATGTCCAAAAAGAGGTGCTGCGGGGCCGGGTGCTCTACTGTCCGGATGAGCGGTTTCTCTATGATATTGCGCTCGAAACAATCCGGGAGTATGACGACTTCAGGCACCGACTGGATGACTATCTCGGGGTACGGGCGATCGGATGA
- a CDS encoding HEPN domain-containing protein: MKDKLAWCAGIKNGIILIDPNDNLASAYQRKAEEAMEAMHSVSSFDWKISTGYYSLYFSLYSVLMKIGIKSENHSCTIEIMQHLLTEYFTPEDCDLVETARRARVETQYYVTNTVSREFSGTLSKRVPRFFVTCKSVVDGLDEKQVHELRKNLMNLIDES, encoded by the coding sequence ATGAAGGATAAACTGGCCTGGTGTGCCGGAATCAAAAACGGCATCATACTCATCGATCCGAACGACAATCTTGCATCTGCATACCAAAGAAAAGCCGAAGAGGCAATGGAAGCCATGCATTCCGTATCATCATTTGACTGGAAGATCTCAACCGGATACTATTCCCTCTATTTTTCCCTGTATTCGGTGCTCATGAAAATCGGGATCAAATCTGAAAACCATAGCTGCACGATTGAAATTATGCAGCATCTTCTCACTGAGTACTTCACTCCGGAAGACTGTGATCTGGTCGAGACAGCACGACGGGCACGTGTGGAAACACAATATTATGTTACAAATACCGTCTCCCGCGAGTTTTCCGGTACGCTTTCAAAACGTGTACCCCGGTTTTTTGTAACATGCAAATCAGTTGTCGATGGCCTTGATGAAAAACAGGTGCATGAATTGCGAAAGAACCTCATGAATCTTATTGATGAAAGCTAA
- a CDS encoding carbohydrate kinase family protein, protein MISVVGHTTTDHLFTVPELIAKNHSTFITAHEIFYGGGAANIAAGIAVLGGASELVTAVGGDFAGSEYDHWLTKLGVLRRFIVKPEMHSSTCYLFNDGTDDQITYFEWGASAALSDAEAPVLDRVHLAPSEPDFCVRVAEKASWVSFDPGQDLVRFSRDQICEILKRTDLLFVNRHEAERICAIGGFSREALIAMVPRVIITMSGDGSLLYQDGEEVHVPAVPVTLADPTGAGDAFRAGFLTAEMRGYDPVTALEIGTTTASFVVEKAGCQTNLADWDRMAVRYREHFGDLAPVSLP, encoded by the coding sequence ATGATCTCGGTTGTGGGTCATACCACCACCGACCATCTTTTTACGGTTCCCGAACTGATTGCAAAGAACCATTCCACGTTTATCACCGCGCACGAGATCTTCTACGGGGGCGGTGCGGCAAATATTGCGGCTGGCATCGCGGTCTTAGGCGGTGCATCGGAACTGGTGACCGCAGTAGGGGGCGATTTTGCCGGGAGCGAGTACGATCACTGGCTCACAAAACTCGGTGTTCTGCGCCGGTTTATTGTGAAACCGGAGATGCATTCCTCGACCTGTTATCTCTTCAATGACGGGACGGATGACCAGATCACTTACTTTGAATGGGGTGCGTCTGCAGCGCTCTCTGACGCCGAGGCGCCGGTTCTGGACCGCGTGCACCTTGCGCCATCCGAACCGGATTTCTGTGTCCGGGTGGCAGAGAAGGCCTCCTGGGTCTCGTTTGATCCGGGGCAGGACCTGGTGCGGTTCTCCCGTGACCAGATCTGTGAGATCCTGAAGCGTACCGACCTGCTCTTTGTAAACCGCCATGAGGCAGAACGGATCTGTGCGATCGGCGGGTTCTCCCGCGAGGCCCTCATTGCGATGGTGCCCCGTGTCATTATCACGATGTCGGGGGACGGGAGTCTCCTGTACCAGGACGGCGAAGAGGTGCATGTCCCGGCAGTGCCGGTGACGCTTGCCGACCCGACCGGCGCCGGTGACGCGTTTCGTGCCGGGTTCCTGACGGCGGAGATGCGGGGCTATGATCCGGTGACGGCACTGGAGATTGGCACGACAACGGCATCATTCGTGGTGGAGAAGGCCGGGTGCCAGACGAATCTCGCCGACTGGGACCGGATGGCAGTGCGGTACCGGGAGCATTTCGGCGACCTTGCACCGGTTTCCCTGCCCTGA
- a CDS encoding DNA-methyltransferase produces MSECIKYNEKSIVRDTADPSNIQIFDKTGPQFQIIQGDALTSLKNIQSNIFQCCITSPPYWGLRDYGINGQIGAEPTLDEYITNIVEIFREVRRVLTDDGTLWINIGDTYTSGNRKWRDYDRKNSNRGMNYRFPTPEGLKQKDLIGLPWRIAFELQKDGWFLRSDIIWHKTNCQPESVKDRPTKSHEYLFLLTKSPNYYYDYESIREPTKNGKGLRNKRTVWSIPTESNKFAHVAMFNKALVEPCIKAGSKEGDLLLDPFFGSGTMGIVALELNRNVVGIELNPDYVNIAANRLCDSVKRMMK; encoded by the coding sequence ATGTCGGAATGCATAAAGTATAATGAAAAATCCATAGTAAGAGATACAGCTGATCCATCAAATATTCAAATATTCGATAAAACAGGCCCACAATTCCAAATAATCCAAGGAGATGCACTTACATCACTAAAAAATATTCAAAGCAACATATTTCAATGTTGTATTACAAGCCCCCCTTATTGGGGCCTCAGAGACTATGGAATAAATGGCCAAATTGGAGCAGAACCAACCCTAGATGAATACATAACCAATATTGTGGAAATATTCAGGGAAGTCAGAAGAGTATTGACAGATGATGGAACCTTATGGATAAATATTGGGGACACCTACACAAGCGGAAACAGGAAATGGAGAGATTATGATAGAAAAAACTCAAATCGAGGGATGAATTACAGATTCCCAACTCCAGAAGGATTAAAGCAAAAAGATTTGATTGGACTTCCTTGGAGAATTGCTTTTGAATTGCAAAAAGATGGGTGGTTTTTACGCTCAGATATTATTTGGCATAAAACAAATTGTCAACCAGAATCAGTTAAAGATAGGCCAACCAAATCTCATGAATATTTGTTTTTACTTACAAAATCTCCAAATTATTATTATGATTATGAATCCATCAGAGAACCTACAAAAAATGGAAAAGGATTGAGGAATAAAAGAACTGTCTGGTCGATCCCCACAGAATCAAATAAATTTGCTCATGTAGCAATGTTCAACAAGGCATTAGTGGAGCCATGTATAAAGGCAGGTTCCAAAGAAGGCGATCTATTATTAGATCCATTTTTTGGCTCAGGGACAATGGGAATTGTAGCACTAGAATTAAATAGAAATGTTGTTGGTATTGAGTTAAACCCAGATTATGTAAATATTGCAGCCAATAGACTTTGTGATAGTGTAAAAAGAATGATGAAATAG
- a CDS encoding NosD domain-containing protein: MSGAGTGGDAMMIDKGMVLFGIAVGIVFIGLVSSVSAGEPVAEALPYGVQTEPVPVDGSVVAGEAPGIEWARCLGGTGDEGEWERIVRQTADGGYIVTGFTGSNDGDVSGNHGDTDVWVVKLDAAGTVAWQTCLGGSSADWSGFIEQTGDGGYIVVGWTTSIDGDVSGNHGGTDIWVVKLNDAGAITWQRCFGGKASDRGCYVQQTPDGGYIVAGSTTSDDGDVSGNHGDQDILVLRLDGAGSLVWQRCLGGAGYDRGTSIRQTTDGGYIIAGETESDDGDVSGNHGGHAEDIWVAKLDDTGDVVWQKCLGGTDRDWNPVVMQTADGGYIVSGSTFSTDGDVTGNHGNDDAWIVKLDGAGTLEWQRCFGGSGLDLADSVRETPDGGYIMAGSTASWDGDVTGWHGDWDVWVIKLDNTGSPEWQRCLGGTYSDIGYFVQPTADGGYIVAAETFGSNDGDVCGNHGRWDAWIVKLSSPYGMYPVHNIDTGENFINIQGAIDDIDTRSGHVILVESGTYNENLVVTKQLVLQGQDTGEGYPVIDALCRDIGVDLRSYGIVFTHFTVKNAMQVGIQASSGSEISENEIIQNKQGIRFIGCSNVCIRDNYIGQSQTNGIEFYFSDNVEISENTIQDSNYYGIYGERADYLNLSGNSLCENGYCGVRLLFDAGQNHNTISCNNISRNVNCGLKIDGSVGNQIYLNNFIGNGRNAEITNADQNHWNTTELFCYPFGGINRTSRLGNYWSDYGGVDADGNGIGDTSYVVAASEQDLYPLVDGWERFCMQGMSDDPPRVLSAERSISAVSVPPGGETEVTVTFSGEFASPVVLTEEVPAGWTITPVSSTADDMSVSGASGQWIWNVTSPDAVTYRLGVPADEPVGTYTITGVLSDSGGDTVVSGMSMLSVVLRPTVPVANFTADMTHGKAPLAVNFTDMSTGSSTFWSWTFGDGTSSSEQNPRHVYTEDGTYTVTLAVNGCEEACIKVDYITVASLLPGDANGDGAVNQADTLRVLKEVVGMTPLPATNTAVFAQTDVHQNGVIDIGDAMFIAQFNVGLRDALFGLIE, translated from the coding sequence ATGTCAGGAGCCGGAACCGGAGGCGATGCGATGATGATCGATAAAGGAATGGTTCTTTTTGGGATTGCTGTAGGGATAGTATTCATTGGGCTGGTGTCGTCCGTATCTGCGGGAGAACCGGTTGCGGAGGCTCTGCCGTATGGGGTGCAAACCGAGCCGGTGCCTGTGGATGGAAGTGTGGTGGCGGGAGAGGCTCCGGGGATCGAATGGGCACGGTGTTTGGGGGGAACGGGGGATGAAGGAGAATGGGAACGAATCGTCCGGCAAACTGCAGATGGCGGGTACATTGTTACCGGGTTCACCGGTTCGAATGATGGGGATGTGAGCGGGAACCATGGCGATACTGATGTCTGGGTGGTGAAACTGGACGCTGCCGGCACCGTGGCATGGCAGACCTGTCTTGGTGGATCATCTGCTGACTGGAGCGGTTTCATTGAACAAACGGGAGATGGTGGATATATTGTTGTTGGCTGGACCACTTCCATCGACGGTGACGTAAGCGGGAATCATGGCGGCACTGATATCTGGGTGGTGAAACTGAATGACGCCGGCGCCATCACATGGCAGCGCTGCTTTGGAGGTAAAGCTTCAGATCGTGGGTGCTATGTCCAGCAGACTCCCGATGGCGGGTATATCGTTGCCGGTTCCACAACTTCTGATGACGGTGACGTGTCCGGGAACCACGGAGATCAGGATATTCTGGTGCTCAGGCTGGATGGTGCAGGCAGCCTTGTGTGGCAGCGATGTCTTGGCGGTGCCGGGTATGACCGGGGGACGTCCATCCGGCAGACGACAGATGGCGGGTACATCATCGCCGGCGAAACCGAGTCCGACGATGGTGACGTTTCCGGAAATCATGGTGGCCACGCGGAGGATATCTGGGTGGCAAAACTGGATGATACCGGCGATGTGGTATGGCAGAAATGTCTTGGGGGAACAGACCGGGACTGGAATCCGGTTGTCATGCAGACTGCTGATGGCGGGTATATCGTTTCCGGCTCGACCTTTTCGACCGATGGCGATGTTACGGGAAACCATGGCAATGATGATGCGTGGATCGTGAAACTGGACGGTGCGGGCACACTTGAATGGCAGCGATGTTTCGGGGGTTCCGGTCTGGATTTGGCAGATTCTGTTCGCGAGACGCCGGATGGGGGATATATCATGGCCGGTTCCACTGCAAGCTGGGATGGTGATGTGACCGGCTGGCATGGAGACTGGGACGTCTGGGTGATAAAACTGGATAACACCGGTTCCCCTGAATGGCAGAGATGTCTTGGGGGAACATACTCCGATATCGGATATTTTGTTCAGCCGACCGCTGATGGCGGATATATTGTCGCTGCTGAGACGTTTGGATCAAATGACGGTGATGTATGCGGCAACCATGGACGCTGGGATGCCTGGATTGTAAAACTCAGCTCCCCGTATGGCATGTATCCGGTTCACAATATCGACACCGGCGAGAATTTCATCAATATCCAGGGGGCAATCGATGACATCGACACCCGCAGCGGCCATGTGATCCTCGTGGAGAGCGGAACCTATAACGAAAATCTCGTGGTGACCAAGCAGCTGGTACTGCAGGGGCAGGATACAGGTGAGGGGTATCCGGTGATCGATGCGCTTTGCCGCGATATCGGTGTGGATCTCAGGAGTTATGGGATTGTCTTCACCCATTTCACGGTAAAGAACGCGATGCAGGTGGGAATCCAGGCGAGTTCCGGATCAGAAATATCCGAAAATGAAATCATCCAGAACAAGCAGGGTATCAGGTTTATCGGGTGCAGTAATGTATGCATCCGTGATAATTACATTGGCCAGTCACAAACAAACGGGATTGAATTTTATTTCAGTGACAATGTCGAAATCTCAGAAAATACCATCCAGGATTCAAATTATTATGGAATTTATGGCGAGCGGGCCGATTATCTCAATCTATCGGGAAACTCTCTCTGTGAGAATGGCTACTGTGGTGTCCGTCTCCTCTTCGATGCCGGTCAGAATCACAACACCATTTCCTGCAACAACATATCCCGGAATGTGAATTGCGGGCTGAAAATCGATGGTTCTGTCGGTAACCAGATTTATCTGAACAATTTCATTGGCAACGGCCGGAATGCAGAAATCACCAATGCAGACCAGAATCACTGGAACACCACTGAATTATTCTGCTACCCGTTCGGGGGGATCAATCGCACCAGCCGTCTCGGAAACTACTGGAGTGACTACGGCGGTGTTGATGCAGATGGAAATGGCATCGGGGATACATCGTATGTGGTTGCCGCAAGTGAGCAGGACCTGTATCCGCTGGTGGATGGATGGGAGCGTTTCTGCATGCAGGGGATGAGTGACGATCCGCCACGTGTCCTGAGCGCCGAACGCAGCATATCAGCGGTATCGGTTCCTCCCGGCGGTGAAACCGAGGTTACGGTGACGTTCTCCGGGGAGTTTGCCTCACCTGTTGTCCTGACCGAGGAGGTCCCGGCCGGGTGGACGATAACGCCTGTGTCTTCCACCGCAGATGATATGTCGGTATCCGGCGCTTCAGGACAGTGGATATGGAACGTGACATCGCCGGATGCGGTGACATACCGGCTGGGTGTTCCCGCGGATGAACCGGTCGGCACGTATACAATAACCGGGGTGCTATCGGACAGCGGGGGCGATACTGTTGTCAGCGGGATGAGTATGCTCTCAGTTGTCCTGCGGCCAACGGTGCCCGTTGCGAATTTCACTGCTGATATGACCCATGGGAAAGCGCCATTGGCGGTGAATTTTACGGATATGTCCACGGGCAGTTCAACGTTCTGGAGCTGGACCTTTGGTGACGGCACGTCTTCTTCTGAGCAAAATCCGAGGCATGTCTATACGGAAGACGGGACGTATACGGTAACCCTCGCGGTGAATGGATGTGAGGAAGCCTGCATAAAAGTCGATTACATCACGGTTGCCTCGCTTCTCCCCGGTGATGCGAATGGGGACGGGGCGGTGAACCAGGCGGATACCCTGCGTGTTTTAAAAGAGGTGGTCGGGATGACGCCGCTTCCGGCAACGAATACGGCTGTATTTGCACAGACGGATGTGCACCAGAATGGGGTCATCGATATCGGTGATGCGATGTTTATTGCCCAGTTTAATGTGGGGCTGCGGGACGCGTTGTTTGGGTTGATTGAATAA